From a region of the Bacteroidales bacterium genome:
- a CDS encoding alpha/beta fold hydrolase — translation MKSSVLTTILIAICMVNAFSQNLFGVWHGYAKNPDNKEILFVFLFENSQNGLTSTMAIPTFDVSGIKPKTTAYENGKLNIDGSNVGMNYEGKLNETTNLIEGTYAEDGVLLALTLKKGNPKMPKMKRPQEPVKPYPYYEEQVVFENREAGIKLSGTFTRPNQKGKYPVVVLISGSGRHDRDGSMMSHRPFLVLSDYLTRKGIAVLRYDDRGFGESTGDFSKATTADFAQDVISAVQYLKSRNDINPDQIGLIGHSEGGIIAPFAANQTKDISFIVTLAATGISGSEVSVMQSKSLRPFPVQDEEAFEDNVRQSIKIASSSKEISEKRKELLAHNNTYLTPILKSIGATDENITKFIQNETESVLKPWSIYFYNYNPANEFEKLQIPVLSLNGSKDQQVDAAINQNAIRNALIKGGNKNYTIVALENLNHLFQECKTGNMTEYKEIEQSMSPTALSEISNWILEII, via the coding sequence ATGAAATCATCTGTATTAACAACTATTCTAATAGCAATTTGCATGGTAAATGCTTTTTCTCAAAACCTTTTCGGTGTATGGCACGGTTATGCCAAAAATCCGGACAACAAAGAGATACTATTTGTTTTTTTGTTTGAAAACTCTCAAAATGGACTTACTTCCACTATGGCTATTCCTACTTTTGACGTTTCAGGCATCAAACCAAAAACAACCGCTTATGAAAATGGAAAATTAAATATAGATGGTTCGAATGTGGGTATGAATTACGAGGGAAAATTAAACGAAACTACCAATCTAATAGAAGGTACTTATGCTGAAGACGGCGTTTTACTTGCTTTAACCCTAAAAAAAGGCAATCCTAAAATGCCCAAGATGAAAAGACCACAGGAACCCGTAAAACCTTATCCTTATTACGAAGAACAAGTTGTTTTTGAGAATAGAGAAGCAGGTATTAAGTTGTCGGGAACATTTACAAGACCCAATCAAAAAGGAAAGTATCCGGTGGTTGTATTAATAAGCGGAAGTGGCCGCCATGACAGGGATGGAAGCATGATGTCGCACCGGCCATTTTTGGTATTGTCGGATTATCTTACACGAAAAGGCATCGCTGTGCTGCGTTATGATGATCGTGGTTTCGGAGAATCGACAGGTGATTTTAGTAAAGCCACAACTGCCGATTTCGCGCAAGATGTAATAAGTGCCGTTCAATATTTAAAATCAAGAAACGACATCAATCCAGATCAAATAGGATTAATAGGCCATAGTGAAGGCGGCATAATAGCACCTTTTGCGGCTAATCAAACAAAAGATATTTCTTTTATAGTGACCTTGGCTGCAACAGGAATTTCAGGCAGTGAGGTATCAGTTATGCAATCAAAATCATTGAGACCTTTTCCAGTTCAAGATGAAGAAGCTTTTGAGGACAATGTAAGACAATCAATTAAAATAGCTTCTTCAAGCAAAGAAATATCGGAAAAAAGAAAAGAGTTATTGGCGCACAATAACACTTATTTAACTCCGATTTTAAAATCCATAGGTGCTACAGATGAAAATATTACAAAATTCATTCAAAATGAAACCGAATCTGTTTTAAAACCTTGGAGCATCTATTTTTACAATTACAATCCAGCAAATGAATTCGAAAAATTACAAATACCCGTGCTCTCTTTAAACGGAAGTAAGGATCAGCAGGTAGACGCTGCCATAAATCAAAATGCAATACGAAATGCTTTAATTAAAGGAGGAAATAAGAACTATACGATTGTAGCGCTAGAAAATTTAAATCATTTATTTCAAGAGTGCAAAACGGGTAACATGACTGAATATAAAGAGATTGAACAATCAATGTCGCCAACTGCATTGAGTGAAATTTCTAACTGGATTTTGGAAATAATTTAG
- a CDS encoding RNA polymerase sigma factor, producing MSNDFYKAYILPFSGIIIKLCRAYTNSQEDFEDYFQEVCLQIWRSKENFREESEWSTWVYRISLNVCLTLLKKKKNNVQHFVSDSLAAEETEHNSAFSDESLNQLYEAIKQLSEIDRAIIMLYLEEKSYQEIADIIGTNPNNIGVRVQRIKMRLKKILDGKIN from the coding sequence TTGAGTAACGATTTTTATAAAGCATACATTTTACCTTTTTCTGGAATAATCATCAAGTTGTGCAGGGCATATACCAATTCACAAGAGGATTTTGAAGATTATTTTCAGGAAGTATGTTTGCAAATTTGGAGGAGCAAAGAGAACTTTCGGGAGGAATCGGAATGGAGTACCTGGGTTTACCGAATTTCATTAAACGTTTGTTTAACCTTACTTAAGAAAAAGAAAAATAATGTTCAGCATTTTGTTTCTGATTCTTTGGCAGCAGAAGAAACCGAACATAATTCTGCCTTTTCAGACGAATCTTTAAATCAATTATATGAAGCCATTAAACAACTATCAGAAATTGACAGAGCCATTATCATGCTTTATCTGGAAGAAAAATCGTATCAGGAAATCGCTGATATTATCGGGACAAATCCCAATAATATTGGTGTGCGTGTTCAACGAATTAAAATGAGATTAAAAAAAATATTAGATGGAAAAATCAATTGA
- a CDS encoding beta-lactamase family protein: MKKKQTKRILRIALLIGTITSMFFVPWILVKVWLTPLPDTVEEQVNEAIGYGFDGMIVYVDQAGMLPEFYAAGWHDRKNKIPAYPQALFKIASITKLYIAVATAKLVKEGRLSLDGTLAEYFPELAGRIEYSDKITLRMMLQHRSGIPNFVEHPDYWKNPPKNRQETLDYALDLPADFEPGEDYGYSNTNYLLIEDLIDKSLGYPHQQYIKEEILNPLALNNTFGSLSEVDIDDVMSGYYVGVDKDFKYEDTGLMLATAEDVGIFLRALIDGTVFNKGEQEIYSSIYVYEHTGLLVGYQSIAKYHKDMDMVLIQFNNTTNFDGYNWSLAEIFYKRIVKIVRRERSSR, translated from the coding sequence GTGAAAAAGAAACAAACAAAACGAATACTCAGAATAGCATTGCTTATTGGAACCATAACTTCCATGTTTTTTGTGCCATGGATTTTGGTAAAGGTATGGTTAACGCCATTACCAGATACAGTTGAGGAGCAAGTAAATGAAGCAATTGGTTATGGATTTGATGGTATGATTGTTTACGTGGACCAAGCTGGGATGCTACCGGAGTTTTATGCCGCTGGCTGGCATGACCGAAAAAATAAAATACCTGCTTACCCGCAAGCTTTATTTAAGATTGCCAGTATTACCAAGCTATATATCGCTGTTGCTACCGCAAAATTAGTCAAAGAAGGACGTTTATCTTTGGATGGTACACTCGCTGAATACTTTCCGGAACTTGCGGGAAGAATTGAATATTCAGACAAAATAACCTTGAGAATGATGTTGCAACATCGGAGTGGCATTCCCAATTTTGTTGAGCATCCTGATTATTGGAAAAACCCGCCAAAAAACAGACAAGAAACACTTGATTATGCACTGGATTTACCAGCTGATTTTGAACCAGGTGAAGATTATGGTTATTCAAATACCAATTATTTATTGATTGAGGACCTCATTGATAAATCATTGGGCTATCCCCACCAGCAATATATCAAGGAGGAAATTTTAAACCCACTTGCGCTGAATAACACTTTCGGCTCACTTAGTGAAGTGGATATAGACGATGTGATGAGTGGCTATTATGTTGGCGTTGATAAAGATTTTAAGTATGAAGACACAGGCTTAATGTTGGCTACAGCAGAGGATGTGGGTATATTCCTGCGCGCATTAATAGATGGTACTGTATTTAATAAAGGTGAACAGGAAATCTATTCATCTATCTACGTGTATGAACATACAGGCCTGCTTGTTGGTTATCAGAGTATCGCAAAATACCACAAAGACATGGACATGGTTTTAATCCAATTCAATAATACAACAAACTTTGACGGATACAACTGGTCTTTAGCAGAAATCTTTTATAAGCGTATTGTAAAAATTGTTAGAAGAGAAAGAAGCTCAAGATAA